One part of the Microbulbifer sp. THAF38 genome encodes these proteins:
- the pyrE gene encoding orotate phosphoribosyltransferase produces the protein MQQYQRNFIQLALDHQVLCFGDFTLKSGRQSPYFFNAGRFHTGAALAALGQAYAEAIIASGVEFDVIFGPAYKGIPLGAVTAVALAQKGVDKPFCYNRKEAKDHGEGGTLVGAPLNGKVLIIDDVITAGTAVREVMQIIESHGAEAAGVVIGLNRQEKASEDCEFSAIQQVERQFNIPVISIVQLDNIISFLEQESQDSETLQKIVNYRQRYGVTG, from the coding sequence ATGCAGCAATATCAGCGCAATTTTATCCAACTGGCCCTGGATCATCAGGTGTTGTGTTTTGGTGACTTCACTCTGAAATCAGGCCGTCAAAGTCCCTATTTTTTCAATGCCGGTCGTTTCCACACCGGTGCGGCACTGGCCGCACTGGGACAGGCTTACGCCGAGGCGATTATCGCTTCGGGAGTAGAGTTTGATGTCATTTTCGGACCGGCCTACAAGGGCATCCCGCTGGGTGCGGTGACTGCCGTGGCATTGGCGCAGAAAGGGGTCGATAAGCCTTTCTGCTACAACCGCAAAGAGGCCAAGGATCACGGCGAAGGCGGAACCTTAGTGGGTGCGCCGCTTAATGGCAAGGTTTTGATCATTGATGATGTGATTACGGCCGGTACTGCGGTGCGTGAAGTGATGCAGATCATCGAATCTCACGGTGCCGAAGCGGCCGGTGTGGTCATCGGTTTAAATCGTCAGGAAAAAGCCAGCGAGGATTGTGAATTCTCCGCTATTCAGCAGGTTGAGCGGCAGTTTAATATCCCGGTAATCAGCATTGTACAGCTGGATAATATAATCAGTTTCCTCGAGCAGGAGTCGCAAGACAGTGAAACCCTGCAAAAAATTGTGAATTACCGGCAACGTTACGGCGTAACGGGTTAA
- a CDS encoding DUF5993 family protein — translation MVLVLPFLTVLISAWCIWKRRQRAATVWWLLTMVIYIIWLIYHSATPLDLSF, via the coding sequence GTGGTATTGGTACTGCCTTTTCTCACCGTTCTGATTTCAGCCTGGTGTATATGGAAGCGCCGCCAGCGCGCGGCCACCGTGTGGTGGTTGCTGACCATGGTGATCTACATTATCTGGTTGATTTATCACTCGGCCACTCCGCTGGACCTCTCCTTTTAG
- the mutM gene encoding bifunctional DNA-formamidopyrimidine glycosylase/DNA-(apurinic or apyrimidinic site) lyase, with the protein MPELPEVETTCRGLAPHLEGQRVRSVVVRQPRLRWPVDLDFAKHIKNANILKLERRAKYLLVHTDRGCAIWHLGMSGSLRLVEKGEPPEKHDHVDWRLDSGLILRYRDPRRFGALLWTAADPLTHDLLSHLGPEPLSEDFSVDYLFTSSRKRKQSVKTFIMDGRIVVGVGNIYASESLFLAGIRPDREAGSISKARYLRLVEAIKQVLSRAIAQGGTTLRDFIGGDGKPGYFAQELNVYGRAGAPCPSCGSPVRDMVLGQRSTFFCTRCQR; encoded by the coding sequence ATGCCCGAACTCCCTGAAGTAGAAACCACCTGCCGCGGCCTTGCCCCCCACCTGGAAGGACAGCGGGTTAGATCCGTTGTGGTGCGACAGCCCCGGCTACGCTGGCCTGTGGACCTGGATTTTGCCAAGCACATCAAAAATGCCAATATCCTGAAGCTGGAGCGGCGCGCCAAATACCTGTTAGTACATACAGACAGGGGTTGTGCCATTTGGCATCTGGGGATGTCCGGTAGCCTGCGCCTGGTCGAGAAGGGTGAGCCTCCCGAGAAACACGATCATGTCGACTGGCGTCTCGATAGCGGGCTGATTCTTCGCTATAGAGATCCACGCCGGTTTGGCGCTCTGCTGTGGACTGCGGCAGACCCGCTGACCCACGATCTGCTCAGCCACTTGGGACCGGAACCGCTGTCGGAGGACTTTAGTGTTGACTATTTGTTCACCTCTTCCCGCAAGCGCAAGCAGTCGGTGAAAACATTCATTATGGATGGGCGTATCGTGGTGGGAGTGGGGAATATTTATGCCAGTGAATCCCTATTTCTGGCGGGTATCCGTCCGGACCGTGAAGCAGGGTCTATTTCCAAAGCCCGCTACTTGCGCTTAGTAGAGGCGATCAAGCAGGTATTGAGTCGCGCCATTGCCCAGGGGGGCACCACCCTGCGGGACTTTATCGGGGGGGACGGCAAACCCGGTTATTTCGCCCAGGAACTCAATGTCTACGGCCGCGCGGGCGCACCCTGCCCCAGTTGCGGAAGCCCGGTGCGGGACATGGTTCTGGGCCAGCGCAGTACCTTCTTTTGCACTCGCTGCCAGCGCTGA
- the argB gene encoding acetylglutamate kinase, giving the protein MSLDKKSALRIAQVLNEALPYIQQFTNKTVVVKFGGNAMVHHELQNSFARDIILMKLVGMNPVVVHGGGPQIGLLLNKLNIESRFVDGMRVTDSETMDVVEMVLGGTVNKQIVNLINKNGGRAVGVTGKDGLLIEARKLNRKNESAGLHASEIIDIGQVGEVKKVNTDVINMLIQGGFIPVIAPIGVDKEGVSYNINADLVAGKIAECLQAEKLMLLTNVAGLQDKQGEVLTGLTTQQVEELIKDGTIYGGMLPKIDCALDAVKAGVTSAHIIDGRVPHAVLLEIFTDTGVGTLITNHSD; this is encoded by the coding sequence ATGTCTCTCGATAAGAAGTCCGCTCTGCGCATCGCCCAGGTTTTGAATGAGGCTCTGCCCTATATTCAGCAATTTACCAATAAAACTGTAGTAGTGAAGTTTGGTGGCAATGCCATGGTGCATCACGAGCTGCAAAACAGCTTCGCCCGAGACATTATCCTGATGAAGCTGGTGGGCATGAACCCAGTGGTGGTTCATGGTGGCGGCCCGCAAATCGGGCTGCTGCTGAATAAACTCAATATTGAGTCCCGTTTTGTCGACGGTATGCGCGTAACCGATAGCGAGACCATGGATGTGGTGGAAATGGTGCTGGGGGGCACGGTCAACAAGCAAATTGTCAACCTGATCAATAAAAACGGCGGTCGCGCGGTGGGCGTAACAGGCAAGGATGGTTTGTTAATCGAAGCGCGTAAGCTTAACCGTAAAAACGAGAGTGCAGGCCTGCACGCCTCTGAAATTATTGATATCGGCCAGGTCGGCGAAGTGAAAAAGGTTAATACCGATGTGATCAATATGCTGATCCAAGGTGGCTTTATTCCAGTCATCGCCCCTATCGGGGTCGACAAGGAGGGGGTTTCTTACAATATCAATGCCGACCTGGTAGCAGGCAAGATCGCCGAGTGTCTGCAGGCGGAAAAGTTGATGCTGCTCACCAATGTGGCCGGGCTGCAAGATAAGCAGGGAGAAGTACTCACCGGCCTGACCACACAACAAGTGGAAGAGTTAATAAAAGACGGGACAATTTACGGCGGCATGTTACCAAAGATCGATTGTGCCCTCGACGCAGTAAAAGCTGGGGTCACTTCTGCTCATATTATCGACGGAAGGGTACCTCACGCGGTGCTGCTGGAAATATTTACCGATACCGGCGTCGGCACGCTGATTACCAATCACTCAGATTAA
- the rpmB gene encoding 50S ribosomal protein L28, which translates to MSKVCQVTGKRPVTGNNVSHAKNRTKRRFVPNLHSHRFWVESEKRFVKLRVSAKGMRVIDKKGIDAVLTELRARGEKV; encoded by the coding sequence ATGTCCAAGGTATGTCAGGTAACCGGTAAGCGTCCGGTAACCGGAAACAATGTATCCCACGCTAAGAACCGCACCAAGCGTCGCTTCGTGCCGAACCTGCACAGTCACCGTTTCTGGGTTGAGTCCGAGAAGCGTTTTGTGAAACTGCGTGTTTCCGCAAAAGGCATGCGCGTTATCGATAAGAAAGGTATCGACGCTGTCCTGACTGAGCTGCGTGCCCGCGGCGAAAAAGTATAA
- the rph gene encoding ribonuclease PH — MQRPSGRAAAQLRPIKITRNYTRHAEGSVLVEFGDTKVLCNASVSSEVPRFLRGQGSGWITAEYGMLPRSTGSRMPREAAKGKQSGRTVEIQRLIGRSLRAAVDLEKLGENQITLDCDVIQADGGTRTAAITGACVALVDALRHMQRERILTEDPLLNLVAAVSVGIYEGEPVLDLDYPEDSAADTDMNLVMAADGGMIEVQGTAEGKPFSEKEFAQMLGLGKAGIDELIELQQKALDE; from the coding sequence ATGCAGCGTCCCAGTGGCCGCGCGGCGGCGCAATTGCGTCCGATAAAAATTACCCGAAACTACACCCGCCACGCCGAGGGCTCCGTGTTAGTAGAATTTGGTGACACAAAGGTCCTGTGCAACGCCTCAGTATCGAGTGAAGTGCCGCGCTTCCTGCGCGGCCAGGGCAGCGGCTGGATTACTGCCGAATACGGCATGCTGCCGCGCTCCACCGGTTCGCGTATGCCGCGCGAGGCGGCCAAGGGCAAACAGAGCGGCCGCACGGTGGAAATTCAGCGTTTGATCGGCCGCTCCCTGCGTGCAGCCGTGGACCTGGAAAAACTCGGTGAGAACCAAATTACATTGGACTGCGATGTGATCCAGGCCGATGGCGGCACGCGCACGGCGGCGATTACCGGCGCCTGTGTGGCGTTGGTGGATGCTCTTCGGCACATGCAGCGGGAAAGAATCCTCACCGAGGACCCGTTGCTCAATCTGGTAGCGGCGGTTTCTGTGGGCATTTATGAAGGCGAGCCGGTACTGGATCTGGATTATCCGGAGGATAGTGCGGCCGATACCGATATGAACCTGGTGATGGCGGCAGATGGCGGCATGATCGAGGTGCAGGGTACGGCGGAGGGCAAGCCTTTTTCCGAGAAAGAATTCGCGCAGATGCTTGGCTTAGGCAAGGCGGGGATCGATGAGTTGATTGAATTGCAGCAGAAAGCCCTGGATGAGTGA
- the radC gene encoding DNA repair protein RadC has product MKIKDWPAAERPREKLLARGAAALSDAELLAIFLRVGLPGVSAVDLARGLLSEFGGLRALLEVDREQFCRARGLGDAKFVQLQAALEMARRHLAEIMRQGSALCSPAAVRDYLAMQLRHRRREVFCCLYLDTQHRVISFEELFEGTLNAASVYPREVVQVALQRGAAAVILAHNHPSGICEPSQADIWITERLVQALELVDIKVLDHLIVGEGQALSFAEQGLL; this is encoded by the coding sequence ATGAAGATCAAGGATTGGCCGGCAGCTGAGAGGCCCAGGGAGAAATTATTGGCGCGGGGTGCCGCGGCGCTGTCGGATGCCGAGTTGCTGGCCATTTTTTTACGGGTGGGGCTACCGGGCGTTTCCGCAGTGGATTTGGCGCGGGGCCTGCTGAGCGAGTTTGGTGGCCTGCGCGCCCTGTTAGAGGTAGACAGGGAGCAGTTTTGCCGCGCGCGCGGACTGGGAGATGCCAAGTTTGTGCAGCTGCAGGCGGCGTTGGAGATGGCGCGGCGTCATCTAGCAGAAATTATGCGGCAAGGCAGTGCTTTGTGTAGCCCGGCAGCGGTGCGCGACTACCTGGCTATGCAGTTGCGCCACCGGCGTCGCGAAGTTTTTTGCTGTCTATATCTGGATACCCAGCACCGCGTTATCAGTTTCGAGGAGCTGTTTGAGGGCACTCTGAATGCCGCCAGCGTCTATCCTCGCGAGGTGGTACAGGTGGCTTTGCAGCGTGGGGCAGCAGCCGTGATTCTGGCGCACAATCACCCCTCGGGAATCTGTGAGCCGAGCCAGGCGGATATCTGGATTACCGAGCGTTTGGTGCAGGCCCTTGAGCTTGTGGATATCAAGGTATTGGATCACTTGATTGTGGGCGAGGGGCAGGCCTTATCCTTCGCTGAGCAGGGGCTGTTGTAG
- a CDS encoding phosphomannomutase/phosphoglucomutase produces the protein MVSNKKNQGEALLHKGLLLPSLLAAVAWLCGAYLIVEHIITPYNQAQVQQATRVQGETFAQRVQALLGQRAQQLQQLERSEQPLEELLKTAQLPEQSRVQAFSESQIRVDAGENPTLNFALVDLLKRTRQDSQQPLEILRTGADNSWELHNAISLAKQKILISQPFAVLQKSLEALDKNLGQIQLIQKFPESAAQPLWRGGQGGGFSHSVAIRDSFLQVQFSPSNAFTQQHSLPTLWIYLAAGAGLLLSLLLLIRLLPRDSRAPWERSPKSGKRESESFPTAELQQDSQLAVDPMPQGLASAPSIAPEVPVQDMENRAAERSASTSGKPQHQPTSEFPHHVFRAYDIRGIAGEEIDEPFAYQLGRALGTLAQHAGEQILLVGRDGRNSSALLSNCLMEGILDSGCNSIDLGLIPSPLLYYACAKGKNTSSGVMVTASHNPAEYNGFKIVLKGRPLSEEKLQGLHQLMQQGPFKNGEGSNREQDIKDKYIDEIFNNVALAGQPHLVVDAGNGATSVLAPRLFEQLGCAVTPIFCEVDGDFPNHPPDPSRPENLQALIDKVTEAGADLGVALDGDGDRVTLISSSGRIAWADQLVMLLARDILARNPGETIVFDVKSSRTLAQLVSQYGGRPVMWKTGHAPMKNKMLETKAILGGELSGHIFIRDRWFGFDDGIYAAARLLEIMALREQSLDELLDSLPQMESTPEILLPVEEQEKFSLIKQLREQGDFDNADINTVDGLRIEFSDGWGLVRASNTTSALTLRFEAENKEALERIQKVVMAQIKKIAPTAVVPNWELLN, from the coding sequence GTGGTTTCCAACAAGAAAAATCAGGGCGAAGCGCTATTACACAAGGGGCTGTTACTACCATCGCTGTTGGCGGCCGTCGCCTGGCTCTGCGGAGCCTATTTAATCGTCGAACATATAATCACCCCCTACAACCAGGCTCAGGTACAACAGGCAACTCGAGTACAGGGAGAAACTTTCGCTCAGCGTGTACAGGCACTGCTGGGGCAGCGCGCCCAGCAGCTGCAACAACTCGAACGCAGTGAGCAGCCCCTTGAGGAGCTGCTGAAAACAGCACAACTACCGGAACAGTCTCGGGTACAGGCATTCTCGGAGTCGCAGATCCGCGTGGACGCGGGCGAAAACCCAACCCTGAACTTCGCCCTGGTGGACCTGCTCAAGCGTACTCGACAAGACAGCCAACAACCTTTGGAAATACTGCGCACCGGTGCCGACAACAGCTGGGAGCTTCACAATGCAATCAGCCTGGCCAAACAAAAAATCCTGATCAGCCAGCCCTTTGCTGTTCTGCAAAAATCCCTGGAGGCTCTCGATAAAAACCTGGGACAAATTCAACTGATCCAGAAGTTTCCCGAATCAGCTGCACAACCCCTCTGGCGCGGCGGGCAGGGCGGTGGGTTCAGCCACTCTGTAGCGATTCGGGATAGTTTTCTGCAGGTACAATTCAGCCCCTCTAATGCATTCACTCAGCAGCACAGCCTGCCAACACTGTGGATTTATCTCGCCGCTGGCGCGGGCTTGCTGCTCTCCCTGCTGTTACTGATACGCCTCCTACCGCGAGACAGCCGCGCACCCTGGGAGCGCAGCCCAAAAAGCGGGAAGCGCGAAAGTGAGAGTTTCCCAACCGCTGAGCTGCAGCAGGATAGTCAACTGGCGGTAGACCCCATGCCCCAGGGGCTGGCATCGGCGCCCAGTATCGCCCCAGAGGTTCCCGTGCAGGACATGGAAAACCGCGCTGCAGAAAGGTCAGCGTCCACATCGGGCAAACCTCAACACCAGCCCACTTCCGAGTTTCCCCACCACGTGTTTCGCGCATACGATATTCGCGGCATCGCCGGTGAGGAAATCGATGAGCCCTTTGCCTACCAGCTGGGGCGGGCGCTGGGCACCCTGGCACAGCACGCCGGAGAACAGATCCTGTTGGTGGGCCGCGATGGCCGCAACAGTAGTGCATTGCTCAGCAACTGCCTGATGGAAGGCATCCTCGATAGCGGCTGCAACAGTATCGACCTGGGCCTGATTCCATCGCCACTGCTCTACTACGCCTGCGCTAAAGGCAAGAACACCAGCAGCGGCGTTATGGTAACCGCGAGCCACAACCCGGCCGAATACAACGGCTTCAAGATCGTGCTCAAGGGCCGTCCCCTGTCCGAAGAAAAGTTACAGGGCCTACACCAGCTTATGCAGCAGGGGCCCTTTAAAAATGGGGAAGGCAGCAACCGCGAGCAGGATATTAAAGACAAATATATCGACGAGATCTTTAACAACGTGGCCCTGGCCGGGCAGCCACATCTGGTAGTGGATGCGGGCAATGGCGCCACTTCTGTCCTGGCACCACGGTTGTTCGAACAGCTGGGCTGCGCGGTAACCCCGATATTTTGCGAAGTAGATGGGGACTTCCCCAACCATCCCCCCGACCCCTCGCGTCCGGAAAACCTGCAGGCGTTGATCGACAAGGTGACAGAGGCCGGCGCAGATCTAGGGGTGGCCTTGGATGGCGACGGCGATCGCGTCACCCTGATTTCCAGCAGCGGCCGCATCGCCTGGGCCGATCAATTGGTGATGCTGCTCGCTCGAGACATTCTGGCGCGCAACCCAGGGGAAACGATCGTCTTCGATGTGAAGAGCAGCCGCACCCTGGCCCAGCTGGTCAGCCAGTATGGCGGCCGCCCGGTGATGTGGAAAACCGGCCACGCGCCGATGAAAAATAAAATGCTCGAAACCAAGGCAATTCTCGGTGGTGAGTTATCCGGCCATATTTTCATTCGGGATCGCTGGTTTGGTTTCGACGATGGTATTTACGCAGCTGCGCGCCTGCTAGAAATCATGGCCCTGCGCGAGCAGAGCTTGGATGAACTCCTAGACTCCCTGCCGCAAATGGAGAGTACTCCGGAAATATTGCTGCCCGTGGAGGAACAAGAAAAGTTCTCCCTGATAAAACAACTGCGCGAGCAAGGCGATTTTGACAATGCCGATATCAATACTGTCGATGGTCTGCGCATTGAGTTTTCTGATGGCTGGGGACTAGTACGCGCCTCCAATACCACCAGCGCATTGACGCTGCGCTTCGAGGCCGAAAATAAAGAAGCCTTGGAACGCATTCAAAAAGTAGTCATGGCACAGATAAAGAAAATTGCTCCCACTGCTGTAGTTCCCAACTGGGAGCTGCTCAACTAA
- the rpmG gene encoding 50S ribosomal protein L33, with amino-acid sequence MREKIRLNSSAGTGHFYTTTKNKRNMPEKMEIKKYDPVVRKHVMYKEGKIK; translated from the coding sequence ATGCGTGAGAAGATTCGTCTGAATTCCAGCGCCGGTACTGGCCACTTCTACACCACTACCAAGAACAAGCGCAACATGCCTGAGAAAATGGAGATCAAAAAGTACGATCCCGTTGTTCGCAAGCACGTTATGTACAAGGAAGGCAAAATCAAGTAA
- the slmA gene encoding nucleoid occlusion factor SlmA: protein MSSEKINRRQQILEALAHMLEASPGARITTAALAKEVGFSEAALYRHFPSKSKMFEGLIEFIEETIFSRIALILQEEPSALERCQRILHLLLAFCERNPGITRLLTGDALTGETERLHGRILQLFDRLETQIRQILREAELREHLRPTLPLGGAANLLLASAEGRIVQYVRSGFKRKPTEYWAEQWPVLTSGFFRETVAAAR, encoded by the coding sequence ATGAGCAGCGAAAAAATCAATCGGCGTCAACAAATTCTGGAAGCCCTGGCACATATGCTGGAAGCCAGTCCCGGCGCACGTATTACAACTGCAGCCCTGGCCAAGGAAGTTGGCTTTTCTGAAGCGGCGCTGTACCGCCACTTCCCCAGCAAGTCGAAAATGTTTGAGGGTCTCATCGAGTTTATCGAGGAGACTATTTTCAGTCGTATCGCACTGATCCTCCAGGAGGAGCCCTCTGCCCTGGAGCGATGCCAGAGAATCCTGCACCTTCTCCTGGCATTCTGTGAGCGCAATCCGGGTATTACTCGTCTGCTCACTGGCGATGCATTGACCGGCGAGACCGAACGCCTGCACGGGCGCATCCTGCAGTTGTTTGACCGTCTGGAAACCCAAATCCGTCAGATTCTGCGTGAAGCGGAACTGCGCGAACACCTGCGCCCGACCCTACCTCTGGGCGGTGCCGCGAACCTGTTGTTGGCCAGTGCCGAGGGTCGCATAGTGCAATATGTACGCAGCGGCTTTAAACGTAAGCCTACCGAGTATTGGGCCGAACAGTGGCCAGTACTGACCTCCGGCTTTTTCCGCGAGACCGTCGCTGCGGCCAGGTAA
- a CDS encoding exodeoxyribonuclease III: protein MRIVSLSVDGVHQAAQRGLYDWLAEQDADIICLQDLRSLEPELDHPIFHPDGYYSYFFDSGTPHENGVAIYTRNQPKAIIFGMGFANGEDMYGRYLQADFERLSVGSLLAPVATDEASLEKKVQFFDDMQAHLHKISRKRRDFIFCGNWGMAHRRADVQNWQDHQDSPGFMRHEQRWLDQLFNEIGYVDAFRRVVKDTDEFTWWPSGTVGEGDGWRTDMQIVSHGLKNRIEYGAINKNVTFSSHLPLMMDYDLEV from the coding sequence ATGCGAATAGTGAGCTTGTCTGTAGACGGCGTTCATCAGGCCGCACAACGCGGTCTCTACGATTGGTTAGCTGAGCAGGATGCAGACATTATCTGCCTACAGGACCTGCGCTCTCTGGAGCCGGAGCTAGACCACCCCATATTCCACCCCGATGGCTATTACAGCTACTTCTTCGATTCGGGAACGCCCCATGAAAACGGCGTGGCCATCTATACGCGCAATCAGCCCAAAGCCATTATTTTCGGCATGGGTTTCGCCAACGGTGAGGATATGTACGGGCGCTATTTACAGGCGGATTTTGAACGCCTGAGCGTCGGCTCGCTATTAGCGCCGGTGGCCACCGACGAGGCTTCGCTGGAAAAGAAAGTCCAGTTTTTCGACGATATGCAAGCGCACCTGCACAAAATCAGCCGCAAGCGCCGCGACTTTATTTTCTGTGGTAATTGGGGCATGGCGCACCGCCGCGCCGATGTGCAGAACTGGCAGGACCACCAGGACAGCCCCGGTTTTATGCGTCACGAACAGCGCTGGCTGGACCAGTTGTTTAACGAGATTGGTTATGTCGACGCCTTCCGCCGCGTCGTCAAGGACACCGATGAATTTACCTGGTGGCCGAGTGGCACCGTGGGTGAGGGCGATGGCTGGCGCACCGACATGCAGATCGTATCGCACGGGTTGAAAAACCGTATCGAATACGGCGCGATCAACAAGAATGTCACCTTCTCCAGCCACCTGCCGCTGATGATGGATTACGACCTGGAAGTGTAA
- the coaBC gene encoding bifunctional phosphopantothenoylcysteine decarboxylase/phosphopantothenate--cysteine ligase CoaBC gives MSSLAEKRILLGISGGIAAYKSADLVRRLKERGAQVRVVMSAGAREFVQPLTFQALSGNPVHTDLLDPAAEAAMGHIELAKWADLILIAPASAQVMAKLACGMADDLLTTLCLASEAPVALAPAMNQAMWRHSATAANAKTLRERGVQLWGPAAGSQACGDVGPGRMLEPADLALQAESQFGASDCLRGKRVAITAGPTREALDPVRYLSNHSSGKMGFALAEAAQKAGAEVTLIAGPVNLATPVQVKRVDVIDARDMQEAAERAADLCDIFISAAAVADFRPASVAEQKIKKREGCDESAIALVKNPDIVAGIAARSERRPFTVGFAAETQQVEQYAQSKLQRKNLDMIVANDVSGSDTGFNSDRNAVTVIDRHGSTQLPEALKADLARQLIEIIAAKAQQ, from the coding sequence ATGTCCTCGCTGGCCGAAAAACGCATACTTTTGGGAATCAGTGGCGGTATTGCCGCCTATAAGAGCGCCGACCTTGTGCGCCGCCTGAAAGAACGCGGTGCCCAGGTAAGGGTGGTGATGAGCGCCGGCGCGCGCGAGTTTGTGCAGCCTCTGACCTTCCAGGCCCTCTCCGGCAACCCCGTGCACACCGACCTGCTGGACCCGGCGGCTGAGGCCGCCATGGGGCATATCGAGCTGGCCAAGTGGGCCGACCTGATCCTGATTGCCCCCGCCAGTGCCCAGGTGATGGCAAAGCTGGCCTGCGGTATGGCCGACGACCTGCTCACTACCCTATGCCTCGCCAGTGAGGCACCTGTGGCCCTGGCACCCGCCATGAATCAGGCCATGTGGCGCCACTCAGCCACCGCTGCCAATGCCAAAACCCTGCGTGAGCGCGGGGTACAGCTGTGGGGGCCGGCGGCTGGCAGCCAGGCCTGCGGTGACGTGGGGCCCGGCCGTATGCTGGAGCCCGCCGACTTGGCCCTGCAGGCCGAGTCCCAGTTCGGCGCCAGCGACTGCCTGCGCGGCAAGCGCGTAGCAATTACCGCCGGTCCAACCCGCGAGGCCCTGGACCCTGTGCGCTACCTGAGCAACCACAGCTCCGGCAAGATGGGCTTCGCCCTGGCTGAGGCCGCCCAGAAAGCCGGCGCCGAGGTAACCCTTATCGCCGGGCCGGTAAATCTGGCCACCCCCGTACAAGTGAAGCGCGTCGATGTCATTGATGCGCGGGATATGCAGGAGGCCGCCGAGCGCGCGGCCGACCTCTGCGATATTTTTATCAGCGCCGCCGCCGTTGCCGATTTTCGCCCCGCCTCGGTGGCAGAGCAGAAAATCAAGAAACGGGAGGGCTGCGACGAAAGTGCTATCGCCCTAGTTAAAAACCCGGATATCGTCGCCGGTATCGCCGCACGCAGCGAACGACGTCCCTTTACCGTGGGCTTTGCTGCAGAGACCCAGCAGGTCGAGCAGTACGCGCAGAGTAAACTACAGCGCAAAAACCTCGATATGATTGTCGCCAATGACGTCAGTGGCAGCGACACCGGCTTCAACAGTGATCGCAATGCCGTCACAGTGATAGATCGCCATGGCAGCACGCAACTGCCCGAGGCTCTAAAGGCCGACCTGGCGCGACAATTAATAGAAATCATTGCCGCCAAAGCGCAGCAGTAA
- a CDS encoding disulfide bond formation protein B, whose product MVYMVRRLDALALLGLSAVLWIAFIIELYQHQLPCPLCLLQRVAFTMAGLGLLMNLRFGVRPAHYGIVILSCIAGLAAAGRQVLLHILPENSGFGEPFLGLHLYTWAALAFFALLAYCGVAMMLGFLRRNLSPRRFSFPEKFIAIVFLTIAMANLASTLLECGLGPCVSGSFGYHWLWP is encoded by the coding sequence ATGGTGTATATGGTTCGAAGGCTCGATGCCCTGGCTCTTCTCGGTCTTTCTGCGGTTCTCTGGATCGCTTTTATTATCGAGTTATACCAGCACCAACTGCCCTGCCCCCTATGTCTGCTGCAGCGAGTGGCTTTCACCATGGCGGGTTTGGGGCTGCTGATGAACTTGCGTTTTGGTGTGCGCCCAGCCCATTACGGCATTGTCATTCTGTCGTGTATTGCCGGATTGGCCGCTGCCGGGCGCCAAGTGTTGCTGCATATCCTGCCCGAAAATTCCGGGTTTGGAGAGCCCTTCCTGGGCCTGCATCTCTATACCTGGGCGGCTTTGGCTTTTTTTGCTCTACTCGCTTATTGCGGGGTCGCAATGATGTTGGGCTTTTTACGGCGTAATCTTTCCCCGCGTCGGTTCTCTTTTCCCGAGAAATTTATTGCGATCGTGTTTCTTACCATTGCGATGGCGAATCTGGCCAGCACGCTGCTGGAGTGTGGTCTGGGTCCCTGTGTGAGTGGCTCATTTGGTTATCACTGGCTCTGGCCTTGA